One segment of Anopheles stephensi strain Indian chromosome 3, UCI_ANSTEP_V1.0, whole genome shotgun sequence DNA contains the following:
- the LOC118510955 gene encoding muscle calcium channel subunit alpha-1-like isoform X4: MENGTKISDPAKVSPTQPPGENVRKPSSPGATPAENATSQLPAGVDDPSSGDGTGANNQPKRPLRRPGKVIPDRPQRVFYCLTLKNPLRKMCIKVVEWKPFEYLILLTIFANCVALATYTPFPNGDSNATNAMLEKVEHIFLIIFTLECVMKLIAYGFVMHPGAYLRSRWNMLDFTIVLIGMISTTLSSIMKDGFDVKALRAFRVLRPLRLVSGVPSLQVVLNSILRAMVPLLHIALLVLFVIIIYAIVGLELFSGKMHKTCFHNITEDMMEDPTPCGEGGFQCSSIGVHWICRYYWEGPNAGITNFDNFGLSMLTVFQCITLEGWTDMLYYIEDAMGSNWQWIYFVSMVILGAFFVMNLILGVLSGEFSKERTKAKSRGDFQKLREKQRIEEDLKGYLDWITQAEDIDTYQEPPSPGKMISEGFMKGTKTMLAGSGTTGLAGVSTDSTEGHGCAESNVDYAQPNPESWCNRYFRAWDRFNRKMRRSCRKAVKSQAFYWLIIILVFLNTGVLATEHYHQPQWLDDFQEYTNMFFVALFSLEMFLKMYSLGLQGYYVSLFNRFDCFVVIGSVIEVLLTNTQLMPPLGISVLRCVRLLRVFKVTKYWQSLSNLVASLLNSIQSIASLLLLLFLFIVIFALLGMQVFGGRFIFNSMDNKPRSNFDSFVQSLLTVFQILTGEDWNAVMYDGIQAYGGVASFGILASIYFIILFICGNYILLNVFLAIAVDNLADAESLTAVEKEDDPDTELDILTDKSDNELGDRENDNEDEEDLDETEDAEEPEDDDAQGYDNEESGRAYGSRFKKMEEPIVEKNTKPTLLPRRLSRIGLKVKKYREPPKNALFILSNTNRFRQFCHWLCNHTVFGNIILLCIMLSSVMLAAEDPLNANSERNQILNQFDFFFTAVFAIELILKVIAYGFILHKGAFCRSAFNLLDLLVVSVSLVSMLFSSGTISVVKILRVLRVLRPLRAINRAKGLKHVVQCVIVAVKTIGNIVLVTFLLQFMFAVIGVQLFKGKFFSCSDRSKYEEAECHGTYLVFEDGNVDKPVSKEREWSNNRFHFDDVQKAMLTLFTVSTFEGWPSLLYVSIDSHTENFGPIYNYRPLVATYYIIYIIVIAFFMVNIFVGFVIVTFQNEGEQEYKNCDLDKNQRNCIEFALKAKPVRRYIPNDDRIQYKVWWFVTSQLFEYTIFILIMMNTITLSMKFYRQPQPYTEWLDFLNLLFTAVFALEFVFKLAAFRFQNYFGDAWNVFDFIIVLGSFIDIVYSEVTTSSGTKGASTIISINFFRLFRVMRLIKLLARGEGIRTLLWTFIKSFQALPYVALLIVMLFFIYAVIGMQVFGRIALDDETAIHRNNNFQTFPQAILVLFRSATGEAWQDIMLDCSAREEVRCDENSEDKESKEGCGSNFAFPYFISFYVLCSFLIINLFVAVIMDNFDYLTRDWSILGPHHLDEFVRLWSEYDPDAKGRIKHLDVVTLLRKISPPLGFGKLCPHRVACKRLVSMNMPLNSDGTVLFNATLFAVVRTSLKIKTEGNIDEANLELRHIIKQIWKRTSNKLLDQVVPPPGIEDEVTVGKFYATYLIQDYFRRFKKRKNYDRNSETTSHMTLLAGLRILHKTGPKIRRKISGTLHEGASSINPEPAHRRNHKLFGITWPTTYSFKKRYFTNDATVSPVQTARPPARPQRKYATLNKGIRDVNKTLMYGFRMMHDHDQLNEIFTSDNDNGANDGDGPLKPLCFGEIYSTQTSRVVNAAENET, encoded by the exons ACCATTTGAATATCTTATCCTGTTAACGATTTTCGCAAACTGTGTTGCATTAGCAACGTACACTCCTTTTCCGAATGGCGACTCAAATGCAACTAATGCGATGTTGGAAAAAGTGGAGCACATATTTCTTATCATTTTCACGCTCGAGTGTGTGATGAAGCTAATTGCATACGGATTTGTCATGCACCCTGGAGCATATCTTCGGAGTCGATGGAATATGTTGGATTTCACTATTGTTCTAATCGG GATGATAAGCACCACGTTATCCAGTATTATGAAGGACGGTTTCGACGTTAAAGCCCTCAGAGCATTCCGTGTGCTGCGTCCGCTGCGATTAGTTTCCGGAGTACCAA gcTTGCAAGTTGTGCTTAATTCCATTCTACGGGCAATGGTGCCATTGTTGCACATTGCTTTGCTGGTGTTGTTTGTAATAATCATTTATGCCATCGTGGGTTTGGAGCTATTTTCTGGAAAAATGCACAAGACTTGCTTCCACAATATTACAG AGGACATGATGGAAGACCCAACACCGTGTGGCGAAGGCGGCTTCCAATGTAGCTCTATTGGAGTGCATTGGATTTGTCGCTACTATTGGGAAGGACCCAATGCCGGAATAACGAATTTTGATAACTTCGGTCTGTCGATGCTAACAGTGTTTCAGTGCATCACATTGGAAGGATGGACGGATATGCTGTACTAT ATCGAGGATGCGATGGGAAGCAACTGGCAATGGATATACTTTGTGTCGATGGTGATACTGGGTGCCTTTTTCGTCATGAACCTCATTCTCGGTGTGCTGAGCGGTGAGTTTTCGAAAGAACGTACCAAAGCAAAGAGCCGTGGTGATTTTCAGAAACTTCGCGAGAAGCAAAGAATCGAGGAAGATCTGAAGGGCTACCTGGACTGGATCACGCAGGCCGAGGATATCGACACGTATCAGGAACCGCCATCACCTGGAAAGATGATTTCCGAAGGATTCATGAAGGGAACGAAGACAATGCTCGCCGGGTCCGGTACGACGGGCTTGGCAGGTGTGTCGACCGATTCAACAGAAGGGCACGGTTGCGCTGAATCTAACGTGGATTATGCACAACCGAACCCAGAGTCCTGGTGTAATCGATATTTTCGAGCATGGGATCGCTTCAATCGTAAGATGCGCCGATCGTGCCGCAAGGCAGTCAAGTCTCAAGCCTTTTACTGGCTTATCATTATACTGGTGTTTTTGAACACGGGTGTGCTGGCCACCGAACACTACCATCAACCACAGTGGCTGGATGATTTCCAAG AGTACACCAACATGTTTTTTGTCGCACTGTTTTCACTGGAAATGTTTCTCAAAATGTACAGCCTAGGGCTGCAAGGATATTATGTATCGCTGTTCAATCGCTTCGACTGTTTCGTTGTTATTGGCAGTGTTATCGAAGTTCTGCTGACCAACACGCAGCTGATGCCACCGCTGGGCATATCCGTCCTGCGATGTGTGCGATTGTTACGCGTCTTCAAAGTGACCAA aTACTGGCAGTCTTTGTCGAACCTCGTCGCATCATTACTGAACTCTATACAATCAATCGCATCACTTTTACTGCTACTGTTTCTGTTTATTGTAATTTTTGCCCTGCTGGGCATGCAAGTGTTTGGAGGACGCTTCATCTTCAATTCTATGGATAATAAGCCTCGATCTAATTTCGACAGCTTCGTTCAAAGTCTGTTGACCGTTTTTCAG ATCCTCACCGGTGAAGACTGG AATGCTGTAATGTACGATGGCATCCAAGCATATGGAGGTGTAGCATCATTTGGAATTCTGGCCAGCATCTATTTCATCATTCTTTTTATCTGTGGTAACT ATATCTTGCTAAACGTTTTCCTTGCCATCGCGGTTGACAATCTGGCCGATGCCGAATCGCTAACGGCGGTTGAGAAGGAAGACGATCCGGATACGGAGCTGGATATCCTGACCGACAAGTCGGACAACGAACTGGGCGACCGTGAAAACGATAACGAGGATGAAGAGGACCTAGACGAAACCGAGGATGCCGAAGAGCCAGAAGATGACGATGCTCAGGGCTACGATAATGAGGAGTCGGGGCGAGCGTACGGATCACGGTTTAAGAAAATGGAGGAACCTATCGTGGAAAAGAATA CTAAACCAACGCTGCTTCCTCGACGTTTGTCACGCATAGGCTTGAAAGTGAAAAAGTACCGCGAGCCGCCCAAAAATGCGCTTTTTATCTTATCCAACACCAACAG ATTTCGACAGTTTTGCCACTGGCTGTGCAATCATACCGTGTTTGGTAACATAATTCTGCTGTGCATCATGCTTTCGTCTGTAATGCTTGCTGCCGAGGATCCGCTGAACGCCAATTCGGAGCGAAATCAAATTTTGAATCAGTTCGATTTCTTCTTCACCGCCGTATTTGCTATCGAGCTCATACTGAAGGTTATCGCGTACGGATTCATCCTGCACAAGGGAGCCTTTTGCCGGTCGGCCTTCAATTTGCTGGATCTGTTAGTGGTCAGTGTTTCGCTGGTGTCGATGCTGTTCAG CTCGGGAACAATATCCGTGGTGAAAATTCTGAGAGTCTTGCGAGTGCTGCGGCCGTTGAGGGCTATCAATAGAGCGAAAGGATTGAAG catgTTGTGCAATGTGTGATAGTGGCAGTAAAAACCATCGGAAATATTGTACTGGTCACCTTTCTGTTGCAATTCATGTTTGCAGTAATTGGGGTACAGCTGTTTAAG ggtaaatttttttcctGCTCTGACCGCTCCAAATACGAGGAAGCAGAGTGTCA CGGAACGTATCTCGTTTTCGAGGATGGAAACGTAGATAAACCGGTATCGAAAGAACGAGAATGGTCTAACAATCGGTTTCACTTTGATGATGTCCAAAAAGCGATGCTTACGCTCTTTACCGTATCCACTTTCGAAGGATGGCCGTC CCTCCTTTACGTGTCGATTGACTCACACACGGAAAACTTTGGACCCATCTACAACTATCGGCCGCTGGTGGCGACGTACTACATCATATACATAATTGTGATTGCCTTTTTTATGGTAAACATCTTCGTCGGTTTTGTTATAGTGACGTTTCAGAATGAAGGCGAGCAAGAGTACAAAAACTGTGATCTCGATAAGAATCAGCGCAATTGCATCGAGTTTGCTCTCAAGGCCAAACCCGTTCGACGGTACATCCCGAACGACGATCGGATCCAGTACAAGGTTTGGTGGTTCGTTACGTCGCAGCTGTTCGAGTACACCATCTTCATACTGATCATGATGAACACTATTACACTGTCGATGAAGTTTTACCGTCAGCCGCAGCCGTACACGGAATGGTTAGATTTTCTGAACCTGCTGTTCACGGCCGTCTTTGCGCTCGAGTTTGTGTTCAAACTTGCCGCATTTAGATTTCAG AACTACTTCGGAGACGCTTGGAATGTGTTTGATTTCATCATCGTGTTGGGAAGCTTCATCGATATTGTTTACTCGGAAGTTACGACCAGCAGTGGAACAAAG GGAGCATCGACCATCATATCGATCAATTTCTTCCGCTTGTTCCGTGTTATGCGGCTCATTAAGCTACTAGCACGCGGAGAAGGCATACGCACGCTTCTGTGGACATTTATAAAATCATTTCAAGCTCTACCGTATGTGGCACTGCTGATAGTGATGCTCTTCTTCATTTATGCCGTTATAGGAATGCAA gtttttggCCGTATTGCATTGGACGACGAAACAGCAATACACAGGAATAATAATTTCCAAACTTTTCCGCAGGccattttggttttgtttagaTCAGCTACCG GTGAAGCCTGGCAAGACATAATGCTCGACTGCTCCGCTCGTGAAGAGGTACGCTGCGATGAAAATTCCGAGGACAAAGAGTCTAAGGAGGGCTGTGGCTCCAATTTTGCCTTCCCATACTTCATCTCGTTCTACGTGCTGTGCTCCTTCCTCATCATCAATCTGTTCGTGGCCGTCATCATGGACAACTTCGACTATCTTACGCGCGATTGGTCCATCCTGGGACCACACCATCTGGACGAATTTGTGCGGCTGTGGAGCGAGTACGATCCCGATGCGAAGGGCCGCATCAAGCATCTGGACGTGGTGACGCTGTTGCGCAAAATATCGCCACCGCTCGGGTTCGGTAAGCTGTGTCCGCATCGGGTGGCCTGCAAACGGCTGGTCTCGATGAACATGCCACTCAACAGTGACGGGACGGTGCTGTTCAATGCGACACTGTTTGCGGTGGTGCGCACCTCGTTGAAAATCAAAACCGAAGGCAACATCGACGAAGCTAATCTGGAGCTAAGACACATTATCAAACAGATTTGGAAGCGAACTAGCAACAAACTGCTTGATCAAGTCGTGCCACCGCCCGGGATAGAGGACGAAGTGACTGTGGGAAAGTTTTACGCTACCTATTTGATACAGGATTACTTCAGACGGTTCAAGAAGCGGAAAAACTATGATCGTAACTCTGAAACCACTTCCCATATGACCTTGTTGGCGGGTTTGCGGATACTTCACAAAACTGGACCAAAAATAAGGCGAAAAATATCCGGTACGCTGCACGAGGGTGCGTCTTCAATCAATCCAGAACCGGCGCATCGG CGCAACCATAAACTGTTCGGGATTACCTGGCCTACAACGTACTCGTTTAAGAAGCGCTATTTTACGAATG ACGCTACAGTAAGCCCAGTGCAAACAGCGCGTCCGCCGGCTCGACCGCAACGAAAGTATGCAACGCTGAACAAAGGCATACGAGATGTCAATAAAACCCTGATGTATGGTTTCCGCATGATGCATGATCACGATCAgctgaatgaaatatttaccaGCGATAACGATAATGGAGCAAACGATGGCGACGGACCGTTGAAGCCATTGTGCTTTGGAGAAATATATTCGACGCAGACTAGTCGTGTGGTAAATGCGGCCGAAAACGAAACATAG
- the LOC118510955 gene encoding muscle calcium channel subunit alpha-1-like isoform X3: MENGTKISDPAKVSPTQPPGENVRKPSSPGATPAENATSQLPAGVDDPSSGDGTGANNQPKRPLRRPGKVIPDRPQRVFYCLTLKNPLRKMCIKVVEWKPFEYLILLTIFANCVALATYTPFPNGDSNATNAMLEKVEHIFLIIFTLECVMKLIAYGFVMHPGAYLRSRWNMLDFTIVLIGMISTTLSSIMKDGFDVKALRAFRVLRPLRLVSGVPSLQVVLNSILRAMVPLLHIALLVLFVIIIYAIVGLELFSGKMHKTCFHNITEDMMEDPTPCGEGGFQCSSIGVHWICRYYWEGPNAGITNFDNFGLSMLTVFQCITLEGWTDMLYYIEDAMGSNWQWIYFVSMVILGAFFVMNLILGVLSGEFSKERTKAKSRGDFQKLREKQRIEEDLKGYLDWITQAEDIDTYQEPPSPGKMISEGFMKGTKTMLAGSGTTGLAGVSTDSTEGHGCAESNVDYAQPNPESWCNRYFRAWDRFNRKMRRSCRKAVKSQAFYWLIIILVFLNTGVLATEHYHQPQWLDDFQEYTNMFFVALFSLEMFLKMYSLGLQGYYVSLFNRFDCFVVIGSVIEVLLTNTQLMPPLGISVLRCVRLLRVFKVTKYWQSLSNLVASLLNSIQSIASLLLLLFLFIVIFALLGMQVFGGRFIFNSMDNKPRSNFDSFVQSLLTVFQILTGEDWNAVMYDGIQAYGGVASFGILASIYFIILFICGNYILLNVFLAIAVDNLADAESLTAVEKEDDPDTELDILTDKSDNELGDRENDNEDEEDLDETEDAEEPEDDDAQGYDNEESGRAYGSRFKKMEEPIVEKNNHCEAIEIPNDRSSAHTTYAKRLSEAVVSSSPIPISDEKSLFLLKPTNRFRQFCHWLCNHTVFGNIILLCIMLSSVMLAAEDPLNANSERNQILNQFDFFFTAVFAIELILKVIAYGFILHKGAFCRSAFNLLDLLVVSVSLVSMLFSSGTISVVKILRVLRVLRPLRAINRAKGLKHVVQCVIVAVKTIGNIVLVTFLLQFMFAVIGVQLFKGKFFSCSDRSKYEEAECHGTYLVFEDGNVDKPVSKEREWSNNRFHFDDVQKAMLTLFTVSTFEGWPSLLYVSIDSHTENFGPIYNYRPLVATYYIIYIIVIAFFMVNIFVGFVIVTFQNEGEQEYKNCDLDKNQRNCIEFALKAKPVRRYIPNDDRIQYKVWWFVTSQLFEYTIFILIMMNTITLSMKFYRQPQPYTEWLDFLNLLFTAVFALEFVFKLAAFRFQNYFGDAWNVFDFIIVLGSFIDIVYSEVTTSSGTKGASTIISINFFRLFRVMRLIKLLARGEGIRTLLWTFIKSFQALPYVALLIVMLFFIYAVIGMQVFGRIALDDETAIHRNNNFQTFPQAILVLFRSATGEAWQDIMLDCSAREEVRCDENSEDKESKEGCGSNFAFPYFISFYVLCSFLIINLFVAVIMDNFDYLTRDWSILGPHHLDEFVRLWSEYDPDAKGRIKHLDVVTLLRKISPPLGFGKLCPHRVACKRLVSMNMPLNSDGTVLFNATLFAVVRTSLKIKTEGNIDEANLELRHIIKQIWKRTSNKLLDQVVPPPGIEDEVTVGKFYATYLIQDYFRRFKKRKNYDRNSETTSHMTLLAGLRILHKTGPKIRRKISGTLHEGASSINPEPAHRRNHKLFGITWPTTYSFKKRYFTNDATVSPVQTARPPARPQRKYATLNKGIRDVNKTLMYGFRMMHDHDQLNEIFTSDNDNGANDGDGPLKPLCFGEIYSTQTSRVVNAAENET; the protein is encoded by the exons ACCATTTGAATATCTTATCCTGTTAACGATTTTCGCAAACTGTGTTGCATTAGCAACGTACACTCCTTTTCCGAATGGCGACTCAAATGCAACTAATGCGATGTTGGAAAAAGTGGAGCACATATTTCTTATCATTTTCACGCTCGAGTGTGTGATGAAGCTAATTGCATACGGATTTGTCATGCACCCTGGAGCATATCTTCGGAGTCGATGGAATATGTTGGATTTCACTATTGTTCTAATCGG GATGATAAGCACCACGTTATCCAGTATTATGAAGGACGGTTTCGACGTTAAAGCCCTCAGAGCATTCCGTGTGCTGCGTCCGCTGCGATTAGTTTCCGGAGTACCAA gcTTGCAAGTTGTGCTTAATTCCATTCTACGGGCAATGGTGCCATTGTTGCACATTGCTTTGCTGGTGTTGTTTGTAATAATCATTTATGCCATCGTGGGTTTGGAGCTATTTTCTGGAAAAATGCACAAGACTTGCTTCCACAATATTACAG AGGACATGATGGAAGACCCAACACCGTGTGGCGAAGGCGGCTTCCAATGTAGCTCTATTGGAGTGCATTGGATTTGTCGCTACTATTGGGAAGGACCCAATGCCGGAATAACGAATTTTGATAACTTCGGTCTGTCGATGCTAACAGTGTTTCAGTGCATCACATTGGAAGGATGGACGGATATGCTGTACTAT ATCGAGGATGCGATGGGAAGCAACTGGCAATGGATATACTTTGTGTCGATGGTGATACTGGGTGCCTTTTTCGTCATGAACCTCATTCTCGGTGTGCTGAGCGGTGAGTTTTCGAAAGAACGTACCAAAGCAAAGAGCCGTGGTGATTTTCAGAAACTTCGCGAGAAGCAAAGAATCGAGGAAGATCTGAAGGGCTACCTGGACTGGATCACGCAGGCCGAGGATATCGACACGTATCAGGAACCGCCATCACCTGGAAAGATGATTTCCGAAGGATTCATGAAGGGAACGAAGACAATGCTCGCCGGGTCCGGTACGACGGGCTTGGCAGGTGTGTCGACCGATTCAACAGAAGGGCACGGTTGCGCTGAATCTAACGTGGATTATGCACAACCGAACCCAGAGTCCTGGTGTAATCGATATTTTCGAGCATGGGATCGCTTCAATCGTAAGATGCGCCGATCGTGCCGCAAGGCAGTCAAGTCTCAAGCCTTTTACTGGCTTATCATTATACTGGTGTTTTTGAACACGGGTGTGCTGGCCACCGAACACTACCATCAACCACAGTGGCTGGATGATTTCCAAG AGTACACCAACATGTTTTTTGTCGCACTGTTTTCACTGGAAATGTTTCTCAAAATGTACAGCCTAGGGCTGCAAGGATATTATGTATCGCTGTTCAATCGCTTCGACTGTTTCGTTGTTATTGGCAGTGTTATCGAAGTTCTGCTGACCAACACGCAGCTGATGCCACCGCTGGGCATATCCGTCCTGCGATGTGTGCGATTGTTACGCGTCTTCAAAGTGACCAA aTACTGGCAGTCTTTGTCGAACCTCGTCGCATCATTACTGAACTCTATACAATCAATCGCATCACTTTTACTGCTACTGTTTCTGTTTATTGTAATTTTTGCCCTGCTGGGCATGCAAGTGTTTGGAGGACGCTTCATCTTCAATTCTATGGATAATAAGCCTCGATCTAATTTCGACAGCTTCGTTCAAAGTCTGTTGACCGTTTTTCAG ATCCTCACCGGTGAAGACTGG AATGCTGTAATGTACGATGGCATCCAAGCATATGGAGGTGTAGCATCATTTGGAATTCTGGCCAGCATCTATTTCATCATTCTTTTTATCTGTGGTAACT ATATCTTGCTAAACGTTTTCCTTGCCATCGCGGTTGACAATCTGGCCGATGCCGAATCGCTAACGGCGGTTGAGAAGGAAGACGATCCGGATACGGAGCTGGATATCCTGACCGACAAGTCGGACAACGAACTGGGCGACCGTGAAAACGATAACGAGGATGAAGAGGACCTAGACGAAACCGAGGATGCCGAAGAGCCAGAAGATGACGATGCTCAGGGCTACGATAATGAGGAGTCGGGGCGAGCGTACGGATCACGGTTTAAGAAAATGGAGGAACCTATCGTGGAAAAGAATA aTCACTGTGAAGCGATTGAAATTCCGAACGATCGCAGTTCCGCTCACACAACATACGCCAAACGATTATCGGAGGCCGTGGTATCCAGCAGCCCCATACCGATATCGGACGAAAAGTCACTCTTTCTATTGAAGCCTACCAACAG ATTTCGACAGTTTTGCCACTGGCTGTGCAATCATACCGTGTTTGGTAACATAATTCTGCTGTGCATCATGCTTTCGTCTGTAATGCTTGCTGCCGAGGATCCGCTGAACGCCAATTCGGAGCGAAATCAAATTTTGAATCAGTTCGATTTCTTCTTCACCGCCGTATTTGCTATCGAGCTCATACTGAAGGTTATCGCGTACGGATTCATCCTGCACAAGGGAGCCTTTTGCCGGTCGGCCTTCAATTTGCTGGATCTGTTAGTGGTCAGTGTTTCGCTGGTGTCGATGCTGTTCAG CTCGGGAACAATATCCGTGGTGAAAATTCTGAGAGTCTTGCGAGTGCTGCGGCCGTTGAGGGCTATCAATAGAGCGAAAGGATTGAAG catgTTGTGCAATGTGTGATAGTGGCAGTAAAAACCATCGGAAATATTGTACTGGTCACCTTTCTGTTGCAATTCATGTTTGCAGTAATTGGGGTACAGCTGTTTAAG ggtaaatttttttcctGCTCTGACCGCTCCAAATACGAGGAAGCAGAGTGTCA CGGAACGTATCTCGTTTTCGAGGATGGAAACGTAGATAAACCGGTATCGAAAGAACGAGAATGGTCTAACAATCGGTTTCACTTTGATGATGTCCAAAAAGCGATGCTTACGCTCTTTACCGTATCCACTTTCGAAGGATGGCCGTC CCTCCTTTACGTGTCGATTGACTCACACACGGAAAACTTTGGACCCATCTACAACTATCGGCCGCTGGTGGCGACGTACTACATCATATACATAATTGTGATTGCCTTTTTTATGGTAAACATCTTCGTCGGTTTTGTTATAGTGACGTTTCAGAATGAAGGCGAGCAAGAGTACAAAAACTGTGATCTCGATAAGAATCAGCGCAATTGCATCGAGTTTGCTCTCAAGGCCAAACCCGTTCGACGGTACATCCCGAACGACGATCGGATCCAGTACAAGGTTTGGTGGTTCGTTACGTCGCAGCTGTTCGAGTACACCATCTTCATACTGATCATGATGAACACTATTACACTGTCGATGAAGTTTTACCGTCAGCCGCAGCCGTACACGGAATGGTTAGATTTTCTGAACCTGCTGTTCACGGCCGTCTTTGCGCTCGAGTTTGTGTTCAAACTTGCCGCATTTAGATTTCAG AACTACTTCGGAGACGCTTGGAATGTGTTTGATTTCATCATCGTGTTGGGAAGCTTCATCGATATTGTTTACTCGGAAGTTACGACCAGCAGTGGAACAAAG GGAGCATCGACCATCATATCGATCAATTTCTTCCGCTTGTTCCGTGTTATGCGGCTCATTAAGCTACTAGCACGCGGAGAAGGCATACGCACGCTTCTGTGGACATTTATAAAATCATTTCAAGCTCTACCGTATGTGGCACTGCTGATAGTGATGCTCTTCTTCATTTATGCCGTTATAGGAATGCAA gtttttggCCGTATTGCATTGGACGACGAAACAGCAATACACAGGAATAATAATTTCCAAACTTTTCCGCAGGccattttggttttgtttagaTCAGCTACCG GTGAAGCCTGGCAAGACATAATGCTCGACTGCTCCGCTCGTGAAGAGGTACGCTGCGATGAAAATTCCGAGGACAAAGAGTCTAAGGAGGGCTGTGGCTCCAATTTTGCCTTCCCATACTTCATCTCGTTCTACGTGCTGTGCTCCTTCCTCATCATCAATCTGTTCGTGGCCGTCATCATGGACAACTTCGACTATCTTACGCGCGATTGGTCCATCCTGGGACCACACCATCTGGACGAATTTGTGCGGCTGTGGAGCGAGTACGATCCCGATGCGAAGGGCCGCATCAAGCATCTGGACGTGGTGACGCTGTTGCGCAAAATATCGCCACCGCTCGGGTTCGGTAAGCTGTGTCCGCATCGGGTGGCCTGCAAACGGCTGGTCTCGATGAACATGCCACTCAACAGTGACGGGACGGTGCTGTTCAATGCGACACTGTTTGCGGTGGTGCGCACCTCGTTGAAAATCAAAACCGAAGGCAACATCGACGAAGCTAATCTGGAGCTAAGACACATTATCAAACAGATTTGGAAGCGAACTAGCAACAAACTGCTTGATCAAGTCGTGCCACCGCCCGGGATAGAGGACGAAGTGACTGTGGGAAAGTTTTACGCTACCTATTTGATACAGGATTACTTCAGACGGTTCAAGAAGCGGAAAAACTATGATCGTAACTCTGAAACCACTTCCCATATGACCTTGTTGGCGGGTTTGCGGATACTTCACAAAACTGGACCAAAAATAAGGCGAAAAATATCCGGTACGCTGCACGAGGGTGCGTCTTCAATCAATCCAGAACCGGCGCATCGG CGCAACCATAAACTGTTCGGGATTACCTGGCCTACAACGTACTCGTTTAAGAAGCGCTATTTTACGAATG ACGCTACAGTAAGCCCAGTGCAAACAGCGCGTCCGCCGGCTCGACCGCAACGAAAGTATGCAACGCTGAACAAAGGCATACGAGATGTCAATAAAACCCTGATGTATGGTTTCCGCATGATGCATGATCACGATCAgctgaatgaaatatttaccaGCGATAACGATAATGGAGCAAACGATGGCGACGGACCGTTGAAGCCATTGTGCTTTGGAGAAATATATTCGACGCAGACTAGTCGTGTGGTAAATGCGGCCGAAAACGAAACATAG